The following coding sequences lie in one Vibrio casei genomic window:
- a CDS encoding efflux RND transporter periplasmic adaptor subunit gives MKKWTFFMLLIAVLLFGSVIGFNMFKQKKIAEYMANMPEPEFPVTIVQVSPQDWVPTINAIGFVEPNQGVTLMAQDSGQIEKIDFESGNQVKKGQVLVQVDSKVEIAELKSSQAKLPAAKAKFLRYKGLYSKGSISQESYDNAQADYYSLSADIESSKASIERRTITAPFDGIVGLRNVFLGQYLATGDKVVRLEDTSIMRLRFTVPQTDISKIHVDQQINILADSYPGKTFEGKISAIEPAVNAQSGLIQVQADIPNNDGQLRSGMFARASIIMPTLKDQIIVPQTAITYTLYGDSIYVIEEKDGVKRVKQQVVKVGERKGSIAHILKGIEDGQTIITSGQVRLSNNSKVKVVESDATTPPETTPML, from the coding sequence ATGAAAAAGTGGACTTTCTTCATGCTACTAATCGCTGTGTTGCTTTTTGGCAGCGTCATTGGTTTCAACATGTTTAAGCAGAAAAAAATCGCAGAATATATGGCAAATATGCCTGAACCTGAATTTCCAGTTACGATTGTACAAGTCTCGCCGCAAGACTGGGTGCCAACCATTAATGCAATTGGTTTTGTTGAACCAAACCAAGGTGTCACTTTAATGGCTCAAGACAGCGGTCAAATCGAAAAAATTGATTTCGAGTCTGGCAATCAGGTTAAAAAAGGCCAAGTACTCGTCCAAGTTGATTCAAAAGTAGAAATTGCTGAACTGAAAAGCTCTCAAGCAAAACTACCTGCCGCAAAAGCGAAGTTTTTACGTTACAAAGGTTTGTATTCAAAAGGTTCAATTTCTCAAGAATCTTATGATAATGCACAAGCCGACTATTACTCTTTATCAGCCGATATTGAGAGTAGCAAAGCCTCGATTGAACGACGCACTATTACTGCACCTTTTGACGGTATAGTAGGCTTACGCAATGTATTTTTAGGTCAGTATTTAGCCACGGGTGATAAAGTAGTTAGGTTGGAAGACACCAGTATTATGCGTCTGCGTTTTACTGTGCCTCAAACAGACATATCCAAAATCCATGTTGATCAACAGATCAATATTCTTGCTGATTCCTATCCTGGTAAAACGTTTGAAGGGAAAATCAGTGCGATTGAACCAGCCGTCAATGCCCAAAGTGGTTTGATCCAAGTTCAAGCCGACATTCCAAATAATGATGGCCAGTTACGCAGCGGTATGTTCGCTCGTGCAAGCATTATTATGCCTACGCTAAAAGATCAAATTATTGTTCCTCAAACTGCCATTACTTACACATTATACGGCGATAGTATTTATGTGATAGAAGAGAAAGATGGTGTAAAGCGTGTAAAACAACAAGTTGTTAAAGTTGGTGAACGTAAGGGCAGCATTGCCCATATTCTAAAAGGAATTGAAGATGGACAAACGATCATAACATCTGGTCAAGTTCGTTTGAGCAATAACTCAAAAGTTAAAGTTGTGGAGAGTGATGCAACAACACCTCCAGAAACTACCCCTATGCTGTAA
- a CDS encoding TetR/AcrR family transcriptional regulator: MNERSFTIVFLNMVNLKDNSNLDKRQLILDTAEHLIAQKGFQGLSMSKLAQEAGVAAGTIYRYFQDKNDLMEAVRMHVLQRIAHMVQHGVEDHMSLKERFVLIWKNVSTFTSTQSEVDMILNRIQYESLPIAGTRNLELERKMFYKIEALFNEGKALGIFKPLDNHLLVSLSLDVSLALARKHALGCYIVTESALEAAIDASWDAVIQH; this comes from the coding sequence ATGAATGAACGTTCATTCACGATAGTCTTTCTTAATATGGTCAACTTAAAAGACAATTCAAACTTGGATAAAAGACAGCTTATTCTTGATACCGCTGAGCACCTAATCGCTCAAAAAGGTTTCCAAGGATTATCAATGTCTAAACTCGCCCAAGAAGCTGGAGTGGCTGCAGGGACTATATACCGCTACTTCCAAGATAAAAATGATTTGATGGAAGCAGTTCGAATGCATGTACTTCAACGAATTGCCCATATGGTACAACATGGCGTTGAAGACCACATGTCTTTAAAAGAAAGATTTGTATTGATTTGGAAAAATGTTTCCACATTCACTTCAACTCAGTCTGAAGTGGATATGATTTTAAACCGGATTCAATACGAGTCTTTACCAATAGCCGGTACTCGTAATTTAGAACTTGAACGTAAAATGTTTTACAAAATTGAAGCGTTGTTTAATGAAGGTAAGGCCCTTGGTATATTTAAACCGCTTGATAATCACTTATTAGTTAGTTTGAGTTTAGATGTTAGTCTAGCACTTGCTAGAAAACACGCTCTTGGCTGCTATATTGTCACCGAATCAGCATTAGAGGCAGCTATTGATGCTAGCTGGGATGCCGTTATTCAACATTAA